Proteins co-encoded in one Cuculus canorus isolate bCucCan1 chromosome 22, bCucCan1.pri, whole genome shotgun sequence genomic window:
- the LOC104065401 gene encoding uncharacterized protein LOC104065401, whose amino-acid sequence MDNAGESSAAFLGAPVEDGPLEHDCVEVIEHTHATRADLKDTPLEQPDQELFTDGSSYVENGTRYAGYAVTTQKGVIKAEALPVGTSAQRAEIIALTRALELSRDQRVNIWTDSKYAFGVVHIHGALWKEQGLLSSQGTNIKYQKEILNLITAVQLPKQVAIMHCKAHQGGDSKIAEGNALADRTAQRIARQVSNMMALIPTKVSPLQNYLTQKPKYSEEDEKLARLIKAQLGSDGWYLTATGQVIVPPTIMRTFLQTEHQKCHWGAEALVAYLKRSIISAQMLTMARSINSKCEICLKNNPVVRKGIEMVHIRVGMEPGDYWQIDFVELPKSQGYRYLLVGVDTFSGWPEAFPCYTNQAKETVKWLLREIIPRFGVPLGLSSDRGSHFVAAIVQEVSKMLGISWNLHTPWRPQSSGQVEKMNQTIKWQISKICQEAKIQWPQALPIALLRIRIKPRSGMIVSPYEILFGKPYEVPQPNLNMHIKGGQDVYNYVLSLARTLTQLRSTLVWNRPLSLEHPVHNINPGDQVYVRDWVEEPLREQWNGPYLVLLTTFTAVKVKGIDSWIHYTRVKKVPGEWQAEVTGPTKLKLTYQKDV is encoded by the coding sequence atggacaatgcaggagaaagttCAGCAGCCTTCTTAGGAGCGCCTGTGGAAGATGGCCCTTTGGAACATGATTGTGTGGAAGTTATCGAACACACTCATGCAACAAGGGCTGACCTGAAGGACACCccacttgaacagcctgatcaagaactttttacagatggaagtagtTATGTAGAAAACGGGACACGATATGCCGGGTATGCGGTAACCACACAAAAAGgggtaataaaagcagaggctcttcctgtaggaacttcagcacagcgagcagaaataatagctctcaCGAGAGCCTTGGAATTGAGCAGGGATCAGCGAGTAAATATATGGACagactcaaaatatgcatttggagtgGTTCATATACATGGAGCACTATGGAAAGAACAAGGACTCCTATCTTCGCAAGGTACGaacataaaataccaaaaagaaattctgaatttgataactgctgtacagttacccaaacaggtggcgatcatgcactgtaaagcacatcaaggaggagattccaaaatagctgaaggaaaCGCGTTAGCGGACCGGACAGCTCAACGGATTGCACGACAGGTATCAAATATGATGGCCTTAATACCCACGAAGGTaagccctttacaaaattatttaacgcAGAAGCCGAAGTACTCGGAGGAGGACGAGAAATTAGCTAGACTAATAAAGGCCCAATTGGGTTCAGATGGATGGTACCTAACTGCAACTGGACAAGTGATTGTACCACCTACCATTATGCGGACATTTTTACAGACggaacatcagaaatgtcactggggagcagaagctttagtggcGTATTTAAAGCGCAGCATAATCTCGgcacagatgttaacaatggcaaGGTCAATAAATTcgaaatgtgaaatctgtttgaagaacaaTCCGGTAGttagaaaaggaatagaaatggtACATATCAGAGTGGGTATGGAACCGGGTGATTATTGGCAAattgattttgtagaattacCTAAAAGTCAAGGATACAGGTATTTGTTAGTTGGGGTTGACACCTTTTCTGGATGGCCGGAAGCCTTTCCTTGTTACACCAACCAAGCtaaggagacagtgaaatggctgctgcGAGAGATTATTCCAAGATTTGGGGTACCCCTAGGCCTATCTTCAGATAGGGGATCACACTTCGTAGCAGCTATAGTTCAAGAGGTAAGCAAGATGTTAGGAATCTCTTGGAATCTCCACACACCGTGGAGACCACAGTCAAGTggacaagtagaaaagatgaatcagacaatTAAGTGGCAgatcagtaaaatatgtcaggaggcTAAAATTCAATGGCCACAGGCGTTACCAATAGCACTCCTAAGGATAAGAATTAAGCCAAGGAGTGGGATGATAGTAAGCCCTTATGAAATTCTTTTCGGAAAACCCTACGAGGTGCCACAACCTAACCTCAATATGCATATAAAAGGTGGGCAAGATGTATATAACTATGTGTTATCCCTTGCTAGAACTTTGACGCAGCTGCGGAGTACTCTGGTTTGGAATCGACCCTTGTCATTGGAACACCCAGTGCACAATATCAATCCAGGAGACCAGGTTTACGTCCGTGATTGGGTTGAGGAACCACTGAGAGAACAGTGGAACGGACCGTACCTGGTGCTGCTAACTACCTTTACCGCGGTTAAAGTGAAGGGAATTGATTCCTGGATTCACTACACACGGGTAAAGAAGGTTCCCGGAGAGTGGCAAGCAGAAGTAACTGGACCTACAAAGCTGAAACTTACATACCAGAAGGATGTCTAA